One Aegilops tauschii subsp. strangulata cultivar AL8/78 chromosome 7, Aet v6.0, whole genome shotgun sequence genomic window carries:
- the LOC109755533 gene encoding uncharacterized protein yields the protein MAPPPLHDLTHLLAEVASRLARPPGGAGPSSAAGDSLSANVSSLAAALNPGAAAPASSGTRVLDAALSLMCFDPQEVDRARLDCLVRTAVSALSDSASCRVARTEDRAEMLCVGSSVSPRDCRELVRSCAALVEKLGGRDVAGHSYDLLHAAVKTALLSPRYQCLFPSPYYREDGESSCEMGTISLDVTTHPSYQVLPSDGSIPPRVHLWHYDPSILKHDLSEMLREAITRPLLCLRKELHDRVAWRVIVICLVCSPPAFLEMRSLFHIWFLATGMGSVLGLCTAVVSSVIDLLLEPMGWGISMELGQKFPFTHAYFPSQQRDLLAILTGPISCRRFLDLVSYIEVTVFLGKTSSDDSSWKNIQSQPPKGSHFGKKQPSKGLVKFIYSSAWLTITNFPTWFNFATALLFHQEGSQGYLSEVLSEEKTAESISDISLAQRAAFYLSWVLCPSNVDECQLLAKNMVELSHSWARNNKRRPSYAHHTSTVNHRRKLRVPTVRDTEKLNVSTNPVSSLIKDFDDRCVKFCRISAVSQVQGAEQLDVPLSCPNFLHLRVPLGVLLVSSACISEQDCNVLLHYASTGLVMESKEGQTKRKDQAGNDVFSSSRGGSSERWALSGACLIFGWLDIIEDMSAVIFECEDTCRHFVSQLRTKTGPYLLKCVNLLLNEAGHDKDFVIDLRDKLLNWTNKGQRFDGCEAFKDVIVQMNAKIQPSS from the exons ATGGCGCCTCCTCCCCTACACGACCTCACGCACCTGCTCGCCGAGGTGGCCTCCCGCCTCGCCCGCCCTCCCGGCGGCGCGGGCCCCTCCTCCGCGGCCGGCGACTCGCTCTCCGCCAACGTCTCCTCCCTCGCGGCGGCCCTCAaccccggcgccgccgcccctgcctccTCCGGAACCAGGGTCCTCGACGCCGCGCTCTCCCTCATGTGCTTCGACCCACAGGAG GTGGATAGGGCTCGCCTGGACTGCCTCGTCCGCACCGCCGTCTCCGCGCTCTCCGACTCGGCCTCGTGCCGAGTGGCCCGGACCGAAGACCGCGCCGAGATGCTCTGCGTCGGGAGCTCCGTCTCGCCCCGGGACTGCCGCGAGCTGGTCCGCTCCTGCGCCGCCCTCGTCGAGAAATTGGGGGGCCGTGATG TTGCGGGGCATTCCTATGATCTGTTGCACGCTGCTGTGAAAACAGCCCTGTTATCCCCTCGTTACCAGTGTCTCTTTCCTTCGCCATATTACAGAGAAGATGGAGAAAGCAGTTGCGAGATGGGTACCATTTCTCTGGATGTAACAACACATCCATCTTATCAAGTGCTTCCAAGTGATGGCTCAATCCCGCCGAG ggtcCATTTGTGGCATTACGACCCATCAATTCTGAAACATGATCTTTCAGAGATGCTACGAGAAGCAATTACAAGGCCTTTGCTTTGTCTGAGAAAAGAATTACATGATCGGGTAGCATGGCGTGTGATTGTAATATGCTTAGTTTGCTCCCCACCAGCGTTCTTGGAGATGCGGTCATTATTCCATATATGGTTTCTTGCGAC GGGTATGGGTTCTGTGCTAGGACTTTGCACAGCAGTGGTATCATCAGTAATAGATCTTCTTCTCGAGCCTATGGGATGGGGAATATCCATGGAACTGGGACAGAAATTTCCCTTTACACATGCTTATTTCCCAAGCCAACAAAGGGATTTGCTTGCCATACTAACTGGACCCATATCATGCAGACGATTTTTGGATCTTGTTTCTTATATAGAAGTTACGGTTTTCTTGGGTAAAACAAGCAGCGACGACTCTTCATGGAAAAACATACAATCACAACCACCAAAAGGGTCACACTTTGGCAAGAAACAACCATCAAAAGGATTGGTCAAATTCATATACAGTTCTGCTTG GTTGACAATTACGAACTTCCCTACCTGGTTCAATTTTGCCACTGCTCTACTATTTCACCAGGAAGGTTCACAAGGTTATTTATCAGAAGTATTATCTGAGGAGAAAACTGCTGAATCAATAAGCGATATCAGTCTTGCTCAGAGGGCAGCATTTTACCTTTCGTGGGTGTTATGCCCTTCTAATGTTGATGAATGCCAGTTGCTAGCTAAAAATATGGTGGAGTTATCACATTCTTGGGCCAGGAACAACAAAAGACGCCCAAGTTATGCACACCATACCAGTACAGTAAATCACAGGAGGAAACTGCGAGTACCCACAGTTCGGGATACAGAGAAACTTAATGTGTCAACCAACCCTGTCAGTTCCCTTATCAAAGATTTTGATGATCGCTGTGTGAAGTTTTGTCGCATAAGTGCTGTCAGTCAAGTGCAAGGTGCAGAACAATTAGACGTCCCTCTCTCATGCCCTAATTTTCTGCATCTACGGGTTCCTTTAGGGGTGTTGCTTGTGTCCTCTGCTTGTATTAGTGAGCAAGACTGTAACGTGCTTCTGCACTACGCAAGCACTGGTCTGGTTATGGAGTCAAAGGAAGGGCAGACAAAAAGGAAAGATCAGGCTGGCAATGATGTTTTTTCATCTAGTCGTGGAGGTTCTAGTGAAAGATGGGCTTTAAGTGGTGCATGTCTCATCTTTGGCTGGCTTGACATTATTGAGGATATGTCCGCAGTGATCTTTGAATGTGAAGATACATGTCGTCATTTTGTCAGTCAACTCAGAACCAAGACAGGCCCATACCTGCTGAAGTGTGTAAATTTATTGCTGAATGAGGCGGGCCATGATAAAGATTTTGTAATCGATCTTCGCGACAAATTGTTAAACTGGACTAATAAAGGGCAGCGTTTTGATGGTTGTGAGGCATTCAAAGACGTCATCGTTCAAATGAACGCAAAAATTCAGCCCTCTTCATAG
- the LOC109755538 gene encoding uncharacterized protein, with product MMGAARKMATLVVFGLLITTVSAGRVSMLSSPTSAEHLGRSSLASVTTSSSRPTESTVRIDSVIGCTPKEVARELVINCREPVNAPMPIEACCAVAVGTVGRPSCYCLVKEEAAFGMSPLFNISNMAQLLARCGASIYLNKALDNPCDRSYDEKETAECTSPQMTPKTDSCKTAKVSGYVAWILAAVFAGFLAWMVCCQPAPAAQVVYMPEIQLVRPRGNRDEDQGPRASDAGAGTSGSDSSDTDSEDGEDAVSHTSQDLILEGKRNRNANPRFVGGPWVKK from the exons ATGATGGGCGCAGCGAGGAAGATGGCGACGCTGGTCGTCTTTGGCCTGCTTATCACCACTGTCTCTGCAGGAAGAGTGAGTATGCTCTCCTCTCCAACATCCGCTGAGCATCTGGGACGCTCCTCACTTGCCTCGGTCACCACTTCCTCAAGCAGACCAACAGAATCTACAGTTCGTATTG ATTCTGTGATTGGCTGCACTCCAAAGGAAGTGGCGAGAGAATTGGTAATCAATTGCCGTGAGCCTGTCAATGCTCCAATGCCAATTGAGGCTTGCTGCGCGGTTGCTGTCGGCACTGTTGGAAGGCCCTCCTGCTACTGCTTGGTCAAGGAGGAGGCTGCCTTCGGGATGTCGCCGCTTTTCAACATCAGCAACATGGCGCAGCTGCTGGCCAGATGTGGCGCGTCAATCTACTTAAACAAGGCCCTCGACAACCCATGCGATCGGTCATACGATGAGAAGGAAACAGCTGAGTGCACATCGCCTCAGATGACACCCAAGACAGACAGTTGCAAGACCGCCAAGGTGTCAGGTTATGTTGCCTGGATACTGGCCGCTGTGTTCGCTGGGTTCTTGGCTTGGATGGTATGTTGCCAACCAGCACCGGCAGCACAAGTTGTGTACATGCCAGAGATTCAGTTGGTGAGGCCTAGAGGAAACCGTGATGAAGACCAGGGACCGAGAGCATCTGATGCAGGGGCTGGAACTAGTGGCAGTGATTCATCTGATACAGACTCTGAAGATGGTGAAGATGCTGTTTCGCATACAAGTCAGGACCTCATCCTGGAAGGGAAGAGGAACCGCAACGCGAACCCGAGGTTCGTTGGAGGTCCATGGGTTAAGAAGTGA